The genomic region AACGAAGAAAGTGATGTCATCTATTCCTTTTAGCTTTAAAAAGAATGCACTTAGAGGTTTTATTAATCAATGGTATACGTCTTATATGGAAGCTGAAAATCTACCCGGTAATATTCCTTCCGATATAGCTGATAACTATTTCGAAGCAGTTAGGAGCTTTAATGCTAATGCGTATAGAGCATCTGTAGTAATGGCTAGGAGAACCTTAGAATTAGCATTGCTTAGAAAAGGATTAATAAAAGAAAAAGAGGCTATAGCAAGTTTTATACAAGGTGAAAAGGAAAAGAAAAAGTCTTCTGAGCAAAGGGTACTTAGTGATAAAGTGTTTGATCTATTAAATGCTATTAGGGTGTTCGGTAATTATGGAGCACATGTGTCTGATGACATGCTGAATGATATAACTGAAGAAGATGCAATACTAACAATAGTAATCTCAAAGAAGGCCCTAAGTGAGCTATTCAGTAAATAATAGTATCTATTGCGTAAACCGGGGAGTTAACTTGAAACGCCTAACGTATTCTACTACTTCACTATTCTACTTTTCTTTTATAGTTTGATTCTATTTCTGCTTCTACGTGCAACATAAAACGATTCTGATAGTCGTTTCATTGAAACAGTAACTAGCCTTTCGAGCCCGTGACCCGGGTTCAAATCCCGGCCGCGGCATTGATTTTATTTCTGGATCTATAAGACTTACAACCTCTTACGAAATTCAGAGTTTGGAATAAAGTTCATAGGTTAGACGGACTTCTCGCTATTAGGCCTTTACTGTTCTGGAGAATTAAATAGATATATTTCTCTTGATAGAATTTGCTCATGTCCAGTGTTTCTTCTTTTTTAAAATATAAATCTCCAAAGCAAGTAAACCTTAAAAAGGTTCAAAATGAGTAAAACGTGATTGATATGTATAAAGCCAAAAGGATTAAATTCTCAAGAGCTCTTTCAAGAACTGCGGCTATAGCTATTGCAATTATCATCATTATTGCAGCGATAGCGGGAATATATCTTCTCACTTCCACGCATAAAAGTGTTACTGTCCAAGCAATTTCCCTTGCTCCTACGAGCTTTGCTAGTGAACAAGGCAACACAATAACCTTTACTATATACGGAGTAACTCCTGGTTCCAACGTAGTTCTATACCTTGGTGATGGTCACGAGATTAACGAAACTGCGACATCTAACACCCT from Metallosphaera sedula DSM 5348 harbors:
- a CDS encoding DUF4145 domain-containing protein, which codes for MSAYKNPLQIDIMRVSSGARGFLISLAFKNTDRRNSIEIWFPIDGYLDLQRNEKNGYIRNEYVCRILETNSNIKKIELDDYLLAPNQIKYSTFLCNVEPHIVHRLYNYTNNINMNNITFNLRLLFSALINAGTPYQKTKKVMSSIPFSFKKNALRGFINQWYTSYMEAENLPGNIPSDIADNYFEAVRSFNANAYRASVVMARRTLELALLRKGLIKEKEAIASFIQGEKEKKKSSEQRVLSDKVFDLLNAIRVFGNYGAHVSDDMLNDITEEDAILTIVISKKALSELFSK